A single window of Myxococcales bacterium DNA harbors:
- a CDS encoding penicillin acylase family protein encodes MRRSPRTTFVFALALAVCACGAEPEVQREDGKPIEIVVDDMGVPHIYASTDEDLFYAYGYQLASDRLLQIEMWRRFARGQRAEILGADFKGSFGATALQDDKLVRLFDLPRWGKLDAELMRAENPERFALLQAWVKGINRRVDEVRSGAVPPPFGFGKDELDFMPQPWTEDDPLIVQKMIQLGLDQTLLYEILITLLGNIAPATLESARIFQPAYPTFAVPPEDLPSAAASGAGNTGPGVGEQAKSSALPGPWPQSAQDAAAWRRLIAAPKPGSNNWAVDGRFTDNGRPMLAGDPHLVFTLMGAMYALHLNSKDRGGSFDVAGFAFAPAPGIFAGQTRGAMWAPTSAFGDVMDMWSVAVTDAGAKIGDEIRPITTREEVIPIRGGTSESIVIRDVPGQGVLFDPSFAGVPVPLTGDGREVLLGWTGFRARSSLYFLELDRAQNVDELDSAVQRAPELSYNWLGADAHDIVYRVSLEVPKRNPITAGREPWRLMNGDDPQAFWPGGQLPLEQLPHARGKQRGYIATANNDPFGFTADGDPGNDPWYYGAFFDPGYRATRIESELERMTQTGGITLEDMQALQIDSRCLMSDTFLELLKEAWAKRETDPALAKFKGRPELDRLFELLTKEWDRKMTRDSAGAVAFHAFAHFTTGRAIEDDMIPLLYERVLEAAPFYLLKVAALALDGQFPKGSALLQEGRDVIVLTGLEDTAAHLTARFGGVDPKLYSWGEVHVTSFDNAYGLGVPLMNVPSDGGENTINVAHSVFRRDFVVPDQWVSDYGPVERLVGRIDDSGTPEVWVNFPLGNVADRASPHFDDMLTDWADGRYRKLAFRRAEVDARAEQRSELDLPE; translated from the coding sequence GTGAGGCGGTCACCCAGAACGACGTTCGTCTTCGCGCTGGCCTTGGCCGTGTGCGCCTGCGGCGCTGAGCCCGAGGTCCAGCGCGAGGACGGAAAACCCATCGAGATCGTCGTCGACGACATGGGAGTGCCGCACATCTACGCCAGCACGGACGAGGACCTGTTCTACGCGTACGGGTACCAGCTCGCGAGTGATCGCCTGCTGCAGATCGAGATGTGGCGGCGCTTCGCCCGGGGCCAGCGTGCGGAGATCCTGGGCGCCGACTTCAAGGGATCGTTCGGCGCGACCGCGCTCCAGGACGACAAACTCGTGCGGCTGTTCGATCTCCCCCGCTGGGGCAAGCTCGACGCGGAGCTGATGCGCGCCGAAAATCCGGAGCGTTTTGCGCTGCTGCAAGCCTGGGTGAAGGGCATCAATCGGCGGGTCGACGAGGTGCGCTCCGGCGCGGTGCCCCCGCCCTTTGGTTTTGGCAAGGACGAGCTCGACTTCATGCCACAGCCCTGGACCGAGGACGATCCGCTGATCGTTCAAAAGATGATCCAGCTGGGGCTCGACCAGACGTTGCTCTACGAGATCTTGATCACGCTGCTCGGGAACATTGCTCCCGCCACGCTGGAGAGCGCGCGCATCTTTCAGCCGGCGTATCCCACGTTCGCCGTGCCGCCGGAGGATCTGCCAAGCGCAGCCGCGTCCGGGGCGGGCAACACCGGGCCCGGCGTGGGCGAGCAGGCAAAATCCAGCGCCTTGCCCGGGCCGTGGCCCCAGTCTGCCCAGGACGCCGCGGCCTGGCGTCGGCTGATCGCCGCGCCCAAGCCGGGCAGCAACAACTGGGCAGTCGACGGGCGTTTCACCGACAACGGGCGCCCGATGCTGGCAGGCGATCCGCACCTGGTGTTCACCCTGATGGGCGCGATGTACGCGCTGCATCTGAACAGCAAGGACCGCGGGGGCAGCTTCGACGTGGCCGGGTTCGCGTTCGCGCCGGCACCCGGGATCTTCGCCGGCCAGACGCGAGGCGCGATGTGGGCTCCGACGTCGGCGTTCGGCGACGTCATGGACATGTGGTCCGTGGCGGTCACGGACGCCGGAGCGAAGATCGGGGACGAGATCCGACCCATCACCACCCGCGAGGAGGTCATCCCGATCCGCGGCGGTACGAGCGAGAGCATCGTGATCCGGGACGTGCCAGGTCAAGGGGTCCTGTTCGACCCGTCGTTCGCTGGCGTTCCGGTCCCGCTCACCGGCGATGGTCGAGAGGTCTTGCTCGGATGGACCGGGTTTCGCGCGAGAAGCTCGCTGTATTTCCTCGAGCTCGACCGCGCCCAGAACGTCGACGAGCTGGACTCGGCGGTGCAGCGCGCGCCCGAGCTCAGCTACAACTGGCTCGGCGCCGACGCCCACGACATCGTCTACCGCGTCAGCCTCGAGGTACCGAAGCGCAACCCCATCACGGCCGGTCGCGAGCCCTGGCGTCTGATGAACGGCGACGACCCGCAGGCGTTCTGGCCCGGCGGGCAGCTGCCGCTCGAGCAGCTGCCCCACGCCCGCGGCAAACAGCGCGGTTACATCGCCACGGCCAACAACGATCCTTTCGGATTCACCGCCGACGGCGACCCGGGAAACGACCCCTGGTACTACGGCGCGTTCTTCGACCCGGGCTACCGCGCGACGCGCATCGAGAGTGAGCTCGAGCGGATGACCCAGACCGGCGGAATCACGCTCGAGGACATGCAGGCTCTCCAGATCGACTCACGCTGCCTGATGTCGGATACCTTCCTCGAGCTCTTGAAAGAAGCCTGGGCCAAGCGTGAGACCGACCCGGCGCTGGCAAAGTTCAAGGGGCGGCCTGAGCTCGACCGTCTGTTCGAGCTGTTGACCAAAGAGTGGGACCGCAAGATGACGCGAGACTCGGCCGGCGCCGTCGCGTTTCACGCCTTCGCACACTTCACCACCGGTCGTGCCATCGAGGACGACATGATCCCGCTCCTGTACGAGCGCGTGCTCGAGGCGGCGCCGTTCTATTTGCTCAAGGTCGCAGCGCTCGCGCTCGACGGACAGTTCCCAAAGGGCAGCGCGCTGTTGCAGGAAGGGCGCGACGTGATCGTGCTCACCGGGCTCGAGGACACGGCGGCGCACCTCACGGCGCGTTTCGGTGGCGTCGACCCGAAGCTCTACAGCTGGGGCGAGGTGCACGTGACCAGCTTCGACAACGCCTACGGCCTGGGTGTGCCCTTGATGAACGTGCCCAGCGACGGCGGGGAGAACACCATCAACGTCGCGCACAGCGTGTTTCGTCGAGACTTCGTGGTCCCGGACCAATGGGTCAGCGACTACGGTCCGGTCGAGCGCCTGGTCGGTCGCATCGACGACAGCGGCACGCCGGAGGTCTGGGTGAATTTCCCGCTGGGCAACGTGGCCGACCGGGCGAGTCCGCACTTCGACGACATGCTCACCGACTGGGCCGACGGCCGTTACCGGAAGCTGGCGTTTCGTCGCGCAGAAGTCGACGCCCGCGCGGAGCAGCGAAGCGAGCTCGACCTCCCGGAGTGA
- a CDS encoding 16S rRNA (uracil(1498)-N(3))-methyltransferase, protein MTLRAPVSKLVAGECVLSPETSRYLVRVHRLRAGEAFVAFDVDARLEADATLIDADPKRACVRLSAPRPARVTSPLPVTLLWAIGKGSKPDAVVRDATALGVERIVLCVTERSVPRLDDRASARLERWLSVAREAARQSGRGDLPQIEGPIELSAALAHPPSARGIVLDPSAPTSLAAALDGWQADTALRVLIGPEGGLSVDELGAARAAGFRGVRLGSLVLRTETAVVALLGALIARRDGG, encoded by the coding sequence GTGACCCTCCGCGCGCCTGTGTCCAAGCTCGTCGCAGGCGAGTGTGTGCTGTCGCCCGAGACCTCGCGCTATCTGGTCCGCGTGCACCGCCTGCGAGCGGGCGAGGCGTTCGTCGCGTTCGACGTCGACGCGCGGCTCGAGGCCGACGCGACCCTGATCGACGCCGATCCCAAACGCGCATGCGTTCGGTTGAGCGCGCCACGGCCGGCACGCGTCACGTCGCCGCTGCCCGTGACGCTGCTCTGGGCCATCGGCAAAGGCAGCAAACCCGACGCCGTCGTGCGAGACGCCACCGCACTGGGCGTCGAGCGCATCGTGCTGTGTGTGACCGAACGCAGCGTGCCGCGGCTCGACGACCGAGCTTCCGCACGACTCGAGCGCTGGCTGAGCGTGGCGCGGGAAGCGGCGCGCCAGAGTGGGCGCGGCGACCTGCCGCAGATCGAGGGCCCCATCGAGCTCTCCGCGGCGCTCGCCCACCCGCCCTCGGCACGGGGCATCGTGCTCGACCCGAGCGCGCCGACCTCGCTCGCCGCGGCGCTCGACGGCTGGCAAGCGGACACTGCGCTCCGGGTCTTGATCGGACCCGAGGGTGGGCTCTCGGTGGACGAGCTCGGCGCGGCCCGCGCGGCCGGCTTTCGAGGCGTGCGTCTCGGCAGCCTCGTGCTGCGCACCGAGACGGCGGTCGTTGCGCTCCTGGGCGCGCTGATCGCACGCCG